GTCAGAGGGAATAGCATAGACACGCGTCGAACGGGAGCGAGTTTGCGAATGCGAATCGGCCAAGTGATGATTCTCGCCGTGAAGACCGATATATCGAGAACAACGGTTTCGACCGGTCGCGTTCGAATAAACGGGTGACGTCGTTCGATTCGGTTCAGTCGTCAGCGGGTGACGGACTGCCCGTCATCTCCACCGTGCCGCCGACTTCCAACTCGTCCAGCGCGACCTGCGCGGAGCGCTTACCCGACAACAACATCGCGCCGAAGGTCGGTCCCATGCGGGTGAGTCCGTGAGTCGTCGCGGTGGCGAGACCCGTGGAAATCAACCCGTCGTGAACCTTCCCGGCGTGTTCGACGACTTCGTCCTCGCTCTTTGCGACCCACATGGAGTCGTGACCCGGCGAGTCGTGGCCGGGCGCGCCGTACTCGCCCTCTCCGGATTTGTCCATGCCGGTGTTGTGCTCCTGTGCGTGCTCCAGACCAGGCGCGTCGAGGACGCCGCGCTCTTGGAGTTTCGAGACGACCACCGCCTCGTGGCCCGTCGCGTCGATGACGAGGTCGGACTCCACCGCGATGGGGTCAACACAGGTGAGTTCGCGCGGGAGCGCGTGGACCGGCGTCCAGTTCATCACGATGCCGCCGACGCGGTGGCCTTCGCGGACGACCACGTCGGTGAACTCGGTCATGTTCTGCATTTTCACTCCGGCGGCGCAAGCCGACTCGATGAGCGCGGAACAGGCGTGCGGGCCGTTCGCGACGTAGAGACCCTCGGCCTCGTCCGACTCCTCGTATGGAACTCCGAGTTCGTCCAACACGTCCTGTGACGGGTCGCGAACCGTCACCTTGTTCATCAGGAACCCGCCGAGCCAAAAGCCCCCGCCGAGGTAGTTGTTCTTCTCCACGACCATCGTGTCCACGCCGCGCTCGGCGAGTTCCTTCGCCGCGACCAACCCGGACGGGCCCGCCGCCGACGATGATGACCTCGGTGTCGGTGAACTCGGTGAACTCTTCGCTCCACGCGGTGCCGATTGCTCGTGTGACCTCCGCCTCGCTGACGTCCGCAAAGCCGTCGAATCCGTGCATACCACCTAGTGATATTACTAAGTGGTTGAAAACCGTTTCCCTCTGTGAGTGACAGAAACAGAGCTGAGGAAGATGGCTGTGAACGATCACAACGGGTACGCAGTGGTGTTACTGGAAATTCGAATACCCACGAACAAGGGGTCAGTCGTCGCGTTCGATTCACTGGCGTTGAGAAAATCGTCGGTCGATCGTCGTTTAATCGTCGTTCAGTCGTACTGCGGCGCACGTCCGGACGGATCGCTCCCGTCCACGAGCGGCAGGGGAACTATCTCCGCGGCCACCTCGTCTCCATCGACGCGGACGGTCAGTTCCGAATCCATCCCCACGTCGTACTCCACCAGCGCCATCGCGGCGGGTCGGTCGAGGGACGGACTGTCGACGGCGCGGGTGACTTCGCCGACGGATTCGTCGCCGTCGAAGACCGCCGCGCCGCTTTCGGGGAGGGAGTCGGGGAACAGACCCGCCAGCCTGCGACTCGGTCGTCCGCGGTTTTCGACGCGCGAGACGACTTCCTGTCCGACGTAACAACCCTTCTCGAAGTCGAGCGCGTTCCGCAGGCCGAGCACGTTCGGGATTTCGCCCGCCAGTTCGTCTTCGAACAGCGGCGTTCCCGCTTCGAGCGTCAGGGTTTCCCACGTCGTCCGGCCGAAGGGAGCGGCGTTCATCCCGCGCGTGATCAGGGTGTCGAAGACGAGTTCGACGTTCGACCATTCCCTGTCCATCTCGTCGGTCGTCGTTCCGGTCGTACAGACGACTTCGTAGCCCTCCTCGCCCGTCGGCGCGTCGGTGCGGATGACCGTCACGCCCACGTCGGCCATCTTTCCCCTGTTGAACGAGAGGCGCTCGTCCGGCGTACTCACGTCGTTCAGCACGCTGGCGACCTTTTCGGTCGCGTAGGGACCGTGGACGCCGAAGATGGCGAACCGGTCGGTGGCGACGGATATCTCCACGTCCTCGATGAATATCTTCTCGCGCCACTGCTCGGCGAGCGGGGTCGCTTCGCCGGGCGGGAGAAAGAGCAGGAGTTGTTCGTCCGCACAGTAGACGTACATGTCGAGTTCGATTCGCCCCTGTGGGTCGAGCAGGAGGGCGTAGGTTCCCTGTCCGTCCTCGCGCGGAATCCGGTTCGAGACGACGTTGTCGACGTACTCTATCCGATCGTCGCCGGAGACCACGAGGACGCCGTAGGGCATCTCCGTGAGTCCGACGCCGTTCCTGACTGCACGGTGTGCCCGCTCGGGTCTGCCGTAGTCGCGCGGCACCCGGCGGTTGCCGACCGAACAGAACGTCGCCCCGTGGTCTTCGTGTACGGTTTCGAGGCTCATACTCGTAGTCGGGTGCGCGGGGGAGTAAAAACGTCGGATGCGGAACGCTGGGTAGTGACTACGACATGTGAAATCGAAAGCGGGGCACGGAACCGATTACGGAGCACGAAGCCGAATCCGGAGCACGAAGCCGAATCCGGAACGGTGGTCCGAAACTACAGCGGCAGGCGTTCGATGATCTTGTCCACGAACGACGGTTCGTCGGGTTCCTCCTCGGGGTCCGGAACGACCTTCGTGTCCGGTTTGATGAGCGTCCGCCCGTTCCGCATCGTCGCTTCGATGAGACCGTCCCGTTTCAGGTTTGCGAGCGCGTCCTCCAACTCGTCGATACCCGCCTCGACGTGTGACCGCAGTTCGAAGACCGTCATTCCGTCCTCGCTCCGGTCCACGAGGGCATCGAGTACTTGGACCTCGGTGTCCGGACGGCGCCGATACTCCCGCTTGGCCTTCATATCTATTTCTATGTCACCCCGGTTTTTAGCCTTACCTCTCAGATAGGTTCAGCGGGCGGTCCCGTCCGGAGAAACGGGACTTCGACCGATCCGCATGCGAGGTGTTCGTCGAACCGATCGACGCAGTGAACTACCGGTTCGTCCCGACCTTCTCGCTCGCGTCCCGAATCAGTCCGTCCAGAATCTCGGGGGTCGTCGGGTGGTACGCCCGGTCCGGGATATCGCGCACGTCCATCCCGCGCTCCACGACGACCTGCATCGTCTTCGCCATCACGTCGGCGTGGTAGTGGAGGCCCTGATAGCCGAGAACGGTCCCGGCTTCGGCATCAACGACGAGCTTTGCCAACCCCCTCGACGCTTGCTTGGTCTTGAACACGCCGTCGTCCGACGCCTGCCGGGAGACGGCGACGTACTCCTTGCCCTCGGTCTCCGCCGCATCCTCCGAGAGGCCCACTCTGGCGAAGGGATACACGCCGACGCCGGAGAAGATGACGTGATGATGGACGTTCTCGTACGGTTCGAGGTCGTCGCCGCGAGCGTGTGCGAGGATGTTCTCGGCCGCTTTGAAGCCCTGTTCCTTGGCGACGTGGAGAATCGGCTCCTTGCCGTTCGCGTCCCCGACGACGAACGTCCGCGGGTCGTCGCGGGCCTGCATGGTCTCCTCGACCCATCCCTCGTCCGGTGACAGCGGGGTGTCCTCCAATCCGAGTCCGTCGAGGTTCGGCCTTCGTCCCGTGAAGAGGATCAGTTCGTCCGCATCGACGGGTTTCGTTTCGCCGCTTTGCTCGACGTGTAATCGAACCCCGTCGCCCGTGGACTCGACGCGCCGTTCCTCCGTCTCGGTCAGAATTTCGATGTCGAACTCCTCGCGGTACATGTCCAGGATTTCGTCTCCGAACGGCGCGTCGCCCTCGTCCAGCGGCCGCGGGTCGTGTTCGATCACGGTGAGGTCCATTCCGGCCGCCTCGCTGAGGTACGGCACGAGTTCGAGACCGGTGTAGCCGAACCCCATCACGATTCCCGAGTCGGGGAACGCCGTCGCGTCCAGCACGTCCGCGCTGGTCATGTACTCCACTTCGTCCATCCCCGGGAGGTCGGGAACGTTTACTTTCGACCCCGTGGCGACGACGACGTAGTCCGCCTCGATTTCTCGATCACCGACTTCGACCGTATGGTCGTCGACGAACCGCGCGGTGTCGTGGATGAACTCCACGTTCTCCTCCTCCGCGAGGTCGTGCACCGCCGCGCGGCGATGCTCCGCGAAGCCCAAGACGTGGTCGTCCTTCAGGTCCACCACCGACTCCAAATCCACCTCGGGCGTCCCCGAAAGCCGCGGGTCGTGGCGCGCCTGATACCGATGGGCCGCCGCCGACAGCACCTCCTTCGACGGCATGCAGCCGCGCAGAATGCACAGCCCACCGCGGGGGTCGCCGTCGTCGATGAGCGTCAACCGGACGCTCGGGTCCTCGGCCAAGCTCTGTGCGACGGCGACCCCCGCGCTTCCATACGCCCCGACGATGACGACGTGCGTTGCCATACGGGTCGATTAGTCGTCGGGGAGGTTAGTGGTTTAGGCGAGGGAGAAAACGACTGGTTTCGGGAGACAACATCGTCAGCCTGTTCGACCGGGGAGTTCCGTGTGATTCACGTCCTCAGGTGAAAATCTCAGCTCAAGCCGAGGGACCCGGTACAGAACCGCGAGGAGATCCTCAAGGGGAAGTCCCTATGGCTGGAGCGTCCGTGTCAGGACGCGAACCGCGATTACACCAAGTACGATGTCGAGGACACCGAGGATGACAACTGCGGGAACGACAGTACTCCAGACCCCGTCGAAGCTGGAGAGAGTAATCGTACTTGAGACGTGCGGCCCGAGCATGAGGGCACGGGCGGCATCGGTCCCGTAGGTGAAGGGGTTGAACTTCGCGACGATCTGTACCCAGTCAGGGAGTGCGTCAAGCGGGAGGAACGCGCTGGAGAGGAACAGCATCGGGAACTGGAGCAGCATCATCGCTGTGGCGGTCCCTTCGCCGTCCCCGGTCGCGGCGGCGATAATGTTCGAGAGGGCCGCAAACCAGACCGCGAACACCATCGCGACGGCGATAATGCCGAGCGCGCCGAGGAAACCCGTGGCGACGTACGTTCCTACTGTGCCACCGTTGCCGAGCCACACGAGGACGTAGCCGAGCACGAGGATGATGAGCGTCTGCACGACTATCTGTGCGACCTCCGCGAGCGTCTTCCCGAGGATGACCGCGCCTCGATGGATCGGTGAGGCGAAGATCTTATCGAGCATTCCGGTCTCCATGTCATCGGTAAGGCCGACGCCGGAGTGACCAGCGGCGAAGAATGCGGATTGGATGACGATGGCCGGGATGAGATACGTGACGTAATCAACGTCCCCGCCGAGTGACCCCGACCACGCGCTGCTGGTCGCCCCGCCGAACACCTGCGAGAACAGCACGAGGAAGACGACTGGCTGGAAGAGCGTGAAGATTAGGACCATCGGATCGCGCGACTTGATCACCAACCATCGTTTGAGGATTACCCAAGTATCGCTGAGGAAGCCGTTCCCCGGAGCGGAGAGTCCCTCGTTGATTGTGCTCATGGGCGCACCTCTGTCGCAGCGCTCTCAGCGGAAGTAGCCGTCTCCTCGGTGACACCGTCCTCGGCGTGTTCTCCGGTGATGGCGAGGAAGACATCGTCGAGGGTGGGCGAGCGGATGTCGAACCCGACCACGATGAACCCGGCGTCGCGGAGCGTGACCAGCAGGTCGGTGCCCTCACGCCGCGCGTTTGCGGCGGTGACACTGATTCCGTCGGCGGCCGTCTCGACCGTCGCGTTATCGAGGATACCAGACTCTCGAACAACTTGGCGGGCACGCGCGAGCTCGTCGTCGCTGGTCTCCTCGAAGGTAACGTCAAGGATATCGCCGCCGACGCGCGATTTGAGCGCTTGCGGCGAGTCAGTTGCGACGATCTTCCCGTCCTGAATGACGGAGAGTCGGTCGCAGAGCTGGTCGGCTTCCTCCAAGTACTGCGTCGTGAGGAAGACCGTCGTTCCTCGCTCGTTTATCTCGCGGAAGTACTCCCAGAGGTCGATCCGGGCCTTCGGGTCGAGACCGGTGGTCGGTTCGTCGAGGAACACGAGCGAGGGGCGATGGACGAGCGCCGTCGCGATGTCGAGTCGCTTCTTCATCCCGCCGGAAAACTTCTCGGCCCCCTTGTCGGCGACATCGGCTAGATCGACGAGAGAGAGGAGTTCGTCCGCGCGCTCGTCGCGCTCGTTCTTCGGGACGCCGTATGCCTCACACGCGAACCGAATGTTCTCGCGGGCGGTGAGGAGGGGATCTACGCTCGTCTCCTGGGCCATATAGCCGATCGACTTCCGGACCGCCCGCGACTCCGTCACGGTATCATGACCGTTGACCGTCACAGTCCCTGACGTCGGACGGAGCAGCGTCGTTAGCGTCTTGATCGTCGTCGTCTTCCCTGCTCCGTTCGGTCCGAGGAATCCGAAGAATTCACCCTTCGGAATCCGGAGGTCGACGCCGCGGACCGCGTCCGTGCCGTCCGCGTACGTCACGTGGACACTGTCTGCCACCAAGGCATCGGTTTTGTTTCGTTCCATACCTCAGCCATGAGCCTATGAATGTATATAGATTACGCTCATAGGTTCAAAACCATGAGCATAATCCTCATATATTCATAGCGTCGATGTCCGACCATGCGAAATTTCACCGACGAGGAGCGAGATGAGATTCGGAGTGAACTCCTCGATACCGGACGCAAACTCCTCAGCGTGTACGGGTTCAAGAAGACGACGATTGGGGACATCACGGAGCCAGTCGGCATCGCCGAGGGGACGTTCTACCGGTTCTTCGACTCGAAGTCCGAGTTCTTCCTCGAACTATTCCTCCGCGAGCACGATCGCCGCTTCGACCGCATCGAAGACGAACTCGAAGGAGTGACCGATCCAATAGAAGCGCTGGAACGGCTCTTCTCGACGTGGACGCGCGAGGTCGAGGACGACCTCTTCTCCGAAGCCGACACGCACGATCTCATGAAGTCACATGACCGACGGTTCGACCAGGACGAATTGGATGCCGAGCACGAGCGATCCGTCTCCCGGCTTCGGCCGATCCTCGACGCCCTCCGGGAACAGACGGGAGAGGGGTTCCACGATCTCACCGTCGATCAACTGTTCTATATCCTGGAAGCGCTCGAAGCGGTCGTCCACTTCACGGAACAGATCCACGATACGGACGCCGAGGCGTCGGATAGTTCAACCCTCTACGACCTCCTCATTCCCGCACTCGCGAAAGGACTGACTGCCGACTGACCAGCGGCCCCTGGTTTCAAAAAAAGAGGTACGACGGACCCTGCCGTCACCGTGGAAGCTGCGGCGTCAGTAGTAGCGGGGGACAGGTGAACCGAAGCGAGGAAACCGTCTTATTCAGAGTAGTTTAGTCAGTTCGATTTGAGATTCCGGATATGAATCTCTTTGGTCGGTTACTGACGCTCGTAGAACCGAATTATCCGGATTGGTTCGTCAGAGAACAGGACCCCGAGCGGCTCGTATTCTTCAGCGATGCCGTTTTCGCCATTGCGATTACACTCCTCGTGATCGATATCGGCGTCCCCGAAGTACCAGCCACGCAGCCAAACGCCGTGCTCGCCGAAGAACTGCTCGCGCTCTTGCCGCAGTTCGTGAGTTTCGGACTCAGTTTCCTTGCTATCGGGACGTTCTGGCTCACCCACCACCGCCTCTTCACGTACATCGAGAGCTGTTCCCGGCGGCTCCTCTCGCTGAACTTGCTCTTCTTGCTGTTCGTCTCGCTCGTCCCGTTCTCGTCGGCGCTCCTCGGCCGCTATAGCGGCCGAAGACTGGTCGTCATCTGGTACGCATGCCACATGGCTATCGCGGGGATGATGCTGCTTGGAATTTGGTACTACACCACCGAGATCAAGGACCTCGTCCAACCGGCAATCGACACCCGGGCGGTCCAATACATCGGTCGTCGAGTCGGGGCCGTCCCGATGGTGTTCATCGTCTCAATAGGAATCTCTTTCCTCAGTATCCGGCTCGCCGAATCCTCGTGGCTCCTCCTGATCCCGATCCACCCTCTCATATCGTTGTCCGGATTCGATCACCCACGGAGGGAGCGGCAGTAACCTACCGAGTAGTCCCAACGATCGACAGAGGTGAGTAGATTAGTCCGACTGAGGGCACATTTCACAGTAAAACAGAACAGGTGCAAAACGAGAACTCCGTCAACAACTCCGGTGATGGCCCGAAATACCGTTCAGCGACGAATCCGTCCGTCTCGCTCGTTATCTCGAAATCTCCCGCCCTTCGGTGTCCATCACGTTCTCCACTTCCTCCCGCGTTACGACGGCCACGTCGCCCGGGATGGTCCGTTTGAGCGCGGCGGTCGCAGCGCCGTATTCGAGCGCGGTCGGGACCGGTTCGCCCGCCAGCCTGCGGGCGAGGAACGCGCCGACGAAGGAGTCGCCGGTGCCGATGGGGTCCACGGTGTCGGTCTCGAACGAGGGCTGTTCGTGGATTTCGCCGTCGTGGAGCGCCAGCGCGCCGTTCGCTCCGAGGGTGACGATGACGGTGTCGAAGTCCCACTCGTCGGCGAGGTCGCGGGCGATGTCCGCGGCGTCGCCCGACTGATCGAGGACGGTTCGGGCGTCGCGCTCGGCGGTGACGAGCACGTCGATTCGGGGGAACAGTTCGGTGAGCGACGCGCGCGCCTCGGCGGGCGACCAGAGTTTCGAGCGGTAGTTCACGTCGAACGCGGTGGTCGTCCCGGCGTCCTGTGCTTCCGCGAGCACCTCGTCCACGGTGGATTCGAGCGTGTCGGACAGCGCGGGCGTGATGCCGCTGGTGTAGAACATGCTGGCATCCCGAATCCGGTCGAGCGGCACGTCGTCGGCGTCGCCGTCGTGACGGCGGCGTCGGCGCGGTCGTAAATGGCGTTGGTCCCGCGCGGTCGGTTCCGAACTCCAGATAGTACGTTCCCTGTCGGCCCTCGTCGCTCCACTCGATTTCGGTCTCGATGCCGTACTGGCGGAGTCCGGCGGCGACGCGGCGTCCGAGCGGCGAGTCGGGGAGTTTCGACGTCCACATCGTCTCCGCTCCGATGCGATGGGCGGCGATGGCGACGTTGCTCTCCGCACCTGCGGCACGGAGTTCGAGGGTGGACGTGCTCTCGATTCGTTCGCGGTCGGGTGGCGAGAGGCGCAACATGGTCTCGCCGAATGTCACGAGGTCGGTCATATTCCGGAGATGAACCTCGGAGCTCATAGTTTCCCCGATGCGGGGTCGAAAAACGAGTTCGTTTCAGCTACGTGTCGATTTCAGCGGTTCAGTTCCACGGCCCGAAGTCGGGGTCGACCTGCCGCTCCGTCTTGTCGATGTCGTCGATCTTTTCGATGTCCTCGTCGTCCAGTTCGAGGTCGAGGGCGGCGTAGTTGTCCTCGATGTGGTTTTCACTAGTTGCCTTCGGGATGGCGACGACGTTGTCCTTCGACGTGATCCACGCGAGGCTGACTTGCGCTTCGCTGACGCCGTGTTTCTCCGCAATCTCGGTCAGTTCGGGCACGTCGAACACCTTGCCACGGGCGAGCGGCGAGTACGCGACGAGCGTGATGTCGTTCTCCTGTGCGTACTCGACGAGTTCGTCCTGCGGCAGAAGCGGGTGCATCTCGACCTGATTCGCGTAGATGGGCGCGTCGAGGATTTCGGCCGCCTCGTCCAACTGCTCCGGTTGGAAGTTGCTCACGCCGACGTGTTCGATTTTGCCCTCGTCGTACAGTTCGTCGAACGCCGCGAGCGTCTCCTCGGGGTCGTACTCGCGGGCGGGCCAGTGGATGTAGAGCAGGTCCACGTAGTCCGTTCCGAGCTTTTTCAGACTCTCCTCGGTCGTTTCGAGCACGTCATCGTGTTCGAGGTTGTCGGCCCAAACCTTCGTGGCGAGGAAGAAGTCCTCGCGGTCCACCGACGAGTCGGTGATTCCCTGCCCGACGTGTTCCTCGTTGCCGTAGGCCTGGGCGGTATCGACGTGTTCGTAGCCCAAATCGAGGGCGTACTCGACGCTGTGTGCACACTCGTTGCCGTCCGTGTTCTCCCACGTCCCGATACCCAGTTTCGGAATTCCGTCGCTGTCGGCGTCGTATGTCATCGTATATTCTGCAAAGGGTAGAAGGGAAAAAGCGGTTGTGGCGGCGGAAATTCTGTAGGGGTTCGTAACCCGGGGACGCAAAGGCGTTTCGGCCTCACCATCGTTCACGGACCGAGGGCGAAACCGTGCGGGAGTTCGTCGGTTGCCCCCGATAAGTGCGGGTTTCGGAGAACTTAACCGCCCGCCGGAAGACACCCCTGTATGCGAATCTCACTCTTGGGAGGAACCGGCGACATCGGACAGGCGCTCGCGCTTCGCTGGGCGTTCGACACCGACCACGAAATCGTGATCGGTTCGCGCGACCCCGCGAAAGCCCGCGCGAAGGCCGAAGAGTACGAAACCGAACTCGACAGCCTCGGCGTCTCGCGCTCCATCAACGGCTTCAAGAACGGCATGGCCGCCGAGCGCGGGGACATCGTCGTCCTCGCGGTCCCGCCGTTCCACATCCGCGACACGGTCGAATCCGTCGCCGACCGACTCGACGACGTGGACGTGCTCGTCACGCCCGCCGTCGGGATGAACCGCGACGACTCCGGCTTTCACTACAAGCCGCCGAAAGTCGGGAGCATCACGGAACTCGTCGCGGACACCGCACCCGACGGGATTCCGGTCGTCGGCGCGTTCCACGGCCTCTCGGCCGACAGGCTTGCCGACCTCGAACTCGACATCGAACAGGACACGCTGATCGTCGGCGACGACGAGGACGCAAAGGAGATGATTCGGCGACTCGCCGAGGAAATCGAGGGACTGAGAGCGCTCGACGCCGGTGGCATCGCGAACAGCGCGGAAGTCGAGAGCGTGACGCCGCTGCTCATCAACCTCGCGCTCGAAAACGAGGGGCTGCACGACGTCGGCATTCGGTTCGAATAGCGTTCGCTGGTCGAGTTCGCACGCGACAAAAACTGATTTTCGACGGACTTACGCGCCCGCTTCTTCGAGAACGCGCTCCAAGTCGTCGCGCTGGGTGACGCCGACGAAGCGTTCGACGACGCCCTCGTCGTCCTCGATGACGATGGTGGGAATCGAGCGAACCTGATACTCGTTGGCGATATCCTGATGCTCGTCCACGTCAACTTTCTCGAATTCGACGCTTTCGTCCCAGTCCTCCTCCAAGTCCTCAAGAATCGGATCTTGCGTTTTGCACGGACCACACCAATCTGCGTAGAAGTCGAGTAATTTCACGGTCATGCGTTTCTGTTGTGAAGTTCACTCGCCGCGTGCATAAGGGTTTCTTCCGCAACCACCTCTGCCGCCAGTTGTCATCACCCAATCGTCAGCGAACCGCCGCCAGCAAGCCGCAGTCGGCGGACCGCCGTCACCGAATTTTCGCCAGCCGTCGCTCCATTTCGCCCTTCGTCCAGTCGGCGAGTTCCTCCGTGTCCTCGTCGAGGAACGCGGCCCATTTGTCGAACACGCCGGTGTGGTCGAGAAATCGAACGACGTCGTATACCGGCCGTCGGTCCTCGATTCCGTCCGGGAGACCACCGGCCCGCTCCCGATAGCCGTCGTAGAACGCGGCAACGACTTCCTCCGAACCGTCGGAGCGGAGCGATTCGATTTGCAGGTTTCGGGTCCGCTCCACGTCCCGAACCGGGTCGCCGACGTGTGCTATCTCCCAGTCGAGAAAGCCGATTCCGTCCTCGCACAAAAAGCAGTTCGGACGGGCGGGGTCGCCGTGGAGGAGCACGACGGGTGTGTCATCCAACAGTTCCCGATTCGATTCGACGGCTTCGACAACCTCGTCGAAATAGTGATCGAAGCGGTCGGAGGACGCGATCTCGCGCATCTCGGTCATCCGTCCGACCAGCACGTCCGTCCACGGTTCCGTTTCGAGTTCGAGTCCGTCCTCGTCGCCACCGACGACGTGGCCGTGGTTCTCGAACCGGCAGGAGTGGACGGTCGCCAGGGCGATTCCGACCCGTCGAGCCAGTTCCGCCCGCTCGCTCACGCTCGCGTCCGACCACAGGCCGAGCAGGTTCTCCCCGTCCACCGGTGCCGTCACGAGGTACGGAACGTCTCCCGTCGTCTCGCTCGCCAGCACGTCCGGGACGGGGACGACGCGATTGGCACCGAGGTAGTCGATGACGCCCCGTTCGCGCGCGATTCGAGTTCCGTCAGCGTCGTTGGCCATCTTCAGATACACCCGTTCCCCGTCCAAAAATTCGATATCGACCGTCCGGTTCTGCTCGTTCCACGACGGGCCGGAGGGGTGTACCGCTTCCACGTCCCGTCCGGAAAACGCGTCGCCGAGCGCCGACGCGATCTGTTCGTCCATAAACGAACGTTTCCCGTATCCGATAAATGGATTAGGGGATGATGTGAACGGGTGGCAACCCGTTCCCGCTTCGGTTTCACCCCGTCCCGTCCACGGCCGGAAAACGTTCTCGTTGCGAAAGGTTTACCCCGTCCGCTCCCGGAACCCAACTTATGAGCAGTGGTCAAAACTCCGGTGGGCTGATGTCCAGCGCCGGACTCGTTCGATATTTCGATGCCGAAGACCGGAACGCGATTCGAATCGACCCCAGATCGGTCGTCGCGTTCGGCGTCTTCTTCGGCGTCGCAATCTTGGTCCTGAACTACCTCGCGATATAACGAGGCCCTTTTCCCGACCTGCTTCGAAGAATCGGCCATGAGTCTCAACGCTGGCGTCATCGCCGTTCAAGGCGACGTGAGCGAACACGCCGACGCGATTCGACGGGCCGGAACCGCCCACGGGAAGTCCGTTTCCGTCACCGAAATCCGACAGTCCGGTATCGTCCCCGACTGTGACCTTCTCTGCATGCCGGGCGGCGAATCGACCGCTATCTCCCGACTCCTCCAATCGGAAGGAATCGCCCCCGAGATACAGGCC
The genomic region above belongs to Haladaptatus sp. R4 and contains:
- a CDS encoding aminomethyltransferase family protein; the protein is MSLETVHEDHGATFCSVGNRRVPRDYGRPERAHRAVRNGVGLTEMPYGVLVVSGDDRIEYVDNVVSNRIPREDGQGTYALLLDPQGRIELDMYVYCADEQLLLFLPPGEATPLAEQWREKIFIEDVEISVATDRFAIFGVHGPYATEKVASVLNDVSTPDERLSFNRGKMADVGVTVIRTDAPTGEEGYEVVCTTGTTTDEMDREWSNVELVFDTLITRGMNAAPFGRTTWETLTLEAGTPLFEDELAGEIPNVLGLRNALDFEKGCYVGQEVVSRVENRGRPSRRLAGLFPDSLPESGAAVFDGDESVGEVTRAVDSPSLDRPAAMALVEYDVGMDSELTVRVDGDEVAAEIVPLPLVDGSDPSGRAPQYD
- a CDS encoding DUF6432 family protein, with product MKAKREYRRRPDTEVQVLDALVDRSEDGMTVFELRSHVEAGIDELEDALANLKRDGLIEATMRNGRTLIKPDTKVVPDPEEEPDEPSFVDKIIERLPL
- a CDS encoding NAD(P)/FAD-dependent oxidoreductase, translating into MATHVVIVGAYGSAGVAVAQSLAEDPSVRLTLIDDGDPRGGLCILRGCMPSKEVLSAAAHRYQARHDPRLSGTPEVDLESVVDLKDDHVLGFAEHRRAAVHDLAEEENVEFIHDTARFVDDHTVEVGDREIEADYVVVATGSKVNVPDLPGMDEVEYMTSADVLDATAFPDSGIVMGFGYTGLELVPYLSEAAGMDLTVIEHDPRPLDEGDAPFGDEILDMYREEFDIEILTETEERRVESTGDGVRLHVEQSGETKPVDADELILFTGRRPNLDGLGLEDTPLSPDEGWVEETMQARDDPRTFVVGDANGKEPILHVAKEQGFKAAENILAHARGDDLEPYENVHHHVIFSGVGVYPFARVGLSEDAAETEGKEYVAVSRQASDDGVFKTKQASRGLAKLVVDAEAGTVLGYQGLHYHADVMAKTMQVVVERGMDVRDIPDRAYHPTTPEILDGLIRDASEKVGTNR
- a CDS encoding ABC transporter permease, with the protein product MSTINEGLSAPGNGFLSDTWVILKRWLVIKSRDPMVLIFTLFQPVVFLVLFSQVFGGATSSAWSGSLGGDVDYVTYLIPAIVIQSAFFAAGHSGVGLTDDMETGMLDKIFASPIHRGAVILGKTLAEVAQIVVQTLIILVLGYVLVWLGNGGTVGTYVATGFLGALGIIAVAMVFAVWFAALSNIIAAATGDGEGTATAMMLLQFPMLFLSSAFLPLDALPDWVQIVAKFNPFTYGTDAARALMLGPHVSSTITLSSFDGVWSTVVPAVVILGVLDIVLGVIAVRVLTRTLQP
- a CDS encoding ATP-binding cassette domain-containing protein is translated as MERNKTDALVADSVHVTYADGTDAVRGVDLRIPKGEFFGFLGPNGAGKTTTIKTLTTLLRPTSGTVTVNGHDTVTESRAVRKSIGYMAQETSVDPLLTARENIRFACEAYGVPKNERDERADELLSLVDLADVADKGAEKFSGGMKKRLDIATALVHRPSLVFLDEPTTGLDPKARIDLWEYFREINERGTTVFLTTQYLEEADQLCDRLSVIQDGKIVATDSPQALKSRVGGDILDVTFEETSDDELARARQVVRESGILDNATVETAADGISVTAANARREGTDLLVTLRDAGFIVVGFDIRSPTLDDVFLAITGEHAEDGVTEETATSAESAATEVRP
- a CDS encoding TetR/AcrR family transcriptional regulator; protein product: MRNFTDEERDEIRSELLDTGRKLLSVYGFKKTTIGDITEPVGIAEGTFYRFFDSKSEFFLELFLREHDRRFDRIEDELEGVTDPIEALERLFSTWTREVEDDLFSEADTHDLMKSHDRRFDQDELDAEHERSVSRLRPILDALREQTGEGFHDLTVDQLFYILEALEAVVHFTEQIHDTDAEASDSSTLYDLLIPALAKGLTAD
- a CDS encoding TMEM175 family protein; protein product: MNLFGRLLTLVEPNYPDWFVREQDPERLVFFSDAVFAIAITLLVIDIGVPEVPATQPNAVLAEELLALLPQFVSFGLSFLAIGTFWLTHHRLFTYIESCSRRLLSLNLLFLLFVSLVPFSSALLGRYSGRRLVVIWYACHMAIAGMMLLGIWYYTTEIKDLVQPAIDTRAVQYIGRRVGAVPMVFIVSIGISFLSIRLAESSWLLLIPIHPLISLSGFDHPRRERQ
- a CDS encoding aldo/keto reductase; this encodes MTYDADSDGIPKLGIGTWENTDGNECAHSVEYALDLGYEHVDTAQAYGNEEHVGQGITDSSVDREDFFLATKVWADNLEHDDVLETTEESLKKLGTDYVDLLYIHWPAREYDPEETLAAFDELYDEGKIEHVGVSNFQPEQLDEAAEILDAPIYANQVEMHPLLPQDELVEYAQENDITLVAYSPLARGKVFDVPELTEIAEKHGVSEAQVSLAWITSKDNVVAIPKATSENHIEDNYAALDLELDDEDIEKIDDIDKTERQVDPDFGPWN
- the npdG gene encoding NADPH-dependent F420 reductase; translation: MRISLLGGTGDIGQALALRWAFDTDHEIVIGSRDPAKARAKAEEYETELDSLGVSRSINGFKNGMAAERGDIVVLAVPPFHIRDTVESVADRLDDVDVLVTPAVGMNRDDSGFHYKPPKVGSITELVADTAPDGIPVVGAFHGLSADRLADLELDIEQDTLIVGDDEDAKEMIRRLAEEIEGLRALDAGGIANSAEVESVTPLLINLALENEGLHDVGIRFE
- the trxA gene encoding thioredoxin; the encoded protein is MTVKLLDFYADWCGPCKTQDPILEDLEEDWDESVEFEKVDVDEHQDIANEYQVRSIPTIVIEDDEGVVERFVGVTQRDDLERVLEEAGA